One Salvia splendens isolate huo1 chromosome 22, SspV2, whole genome shotgun sequence DNA segment encodes these proteins:
- the LOC121785754 gene encoding zinc finger protein GAI-ASSOCIATED FACTOR 1-like, producing MNESAASGDSSSGNQTTPPKPTEKKKRNLPGMPDPEAEVIALSPKTLMATNRFVCEICSKGFQRDQNLQLHRRGHNLPWKLRQRSSKDVKKRVYVCPEPSCVHHEPSRALGDLTGIKKHFCRKHGEKKWKCDKCSKKYAVQSDWKAHSKICGTKEYKCQCGTAFSRRDSYITHRAFCDALAGETAKAPSSAEPAADAAADAAQDLEAGVSSSPPVSLPPKQSPAPEDPPPPDSSNNDNSNHVSEILDSATANPSSSQILEELPNVTSLATGCSSSSCSGSSGSSSSNVFASLFASSTSSASLQPHMTGFTNLFQSISYPDYTPDVAPSSSSEPVALCLAVNQGSSIFGKVGQERRQYPPAPQPALSATALLQKAAQVGAAAPNMSLLRGLGVVSSSSSPNSTEEWSQQKMETSGGSLASGLGLGLGCDSGSGLKELMLGTPSVFGPKHTTLDLLGLGMAASGGSTSGLSALMSSVNGGLDVSAAAQLFNEREYDSQ from the exons ATGAATGAGTCCGCAGCTTCTGGGGACTCTTCTTCGGGTAATCAAACAACCCCTCCAAAACCCACTGAGAAGAAGAAACGGAATCTGCCTGGAATGCCAG ATCCTGAGGCGGAGGTGATTGCCCTATCGCCGAAGACGCTGATGGCGACGAATAGATTCGTGTGCGAAATCTGCAGCAAGGGTTTCCAGCGGGATCAGAATCTGCAGCTGCATCGGAGGGGTCACAATCTGCCATGGAAGCTGCGGCAGAGGTCGAGCAAGGATGTGAAGAAGCGTGTCTACGTCTGCCCCGAGCCGAGCTGCGTCCACCACGAGCCGTCGCGGGCGCTGGGCGATCTCACCGGGATCAAGAAGCATTTCTGCAGGAAGCACGGCGAGAAGAAGTGGAAATGTGACAAGTGCTCCAAGAAATACGCCGTTCAGTCCGACTGGAAGGCGCATTCCAAGATTTGCGGAACGAAAGAATACAAATGCCAATGTGGAACTGCGTTTTCGAG GAGGGATAGTTATATCACGCACAGGGCGTTTTGTGATGCTCTGGCTGGTGAAACCGCGAAAGCTCCGTCATCAGCTGAGCCTGCTGCTGATGCTGCTGCTGATGCTGCTCAGGATCTCGAAGCTGGTGTATCGTCATCGCCACCAGTGTCGCTGCCGCCTAAGCAATCCCCTGCACCTGAAGATCCTCCACCTCCTGATAGTAGCAATAATGATAATAGTAATCATG TGTCGGAGATACTGGATAGCGCCACGGCCAATCCGAGCAGCAGCCAGATTTTAGAAGAGCTGCCTAATGTCACAAGCTTGGCCACTGGATGCAGCAGTAGCAGTTGCTCTGGCAGTAGTGGGAGCTCGAGCAGTAATGTATTCGCCAGCCTGTTTGCTTCATCCACGTCTTCAGCAAGCTTGCAACCGCATATGACTGGATTTACCAACTTATTTCAATCTATTTCTTATCCTGATTATACACCTGATGTCGCACCCTCTTCATCTTCAGAACCCGTAGCTCTCTGCCTTGCTGTGAATCAAGGCTCATCAATCTTTGGAAAAGTAGGGCAGGAGCGCAGGCAGTATCCTCCAGCGCCACAGCCTGCTCTCTCGGCAACAGCATTGCTGCAGAAGGCTGCCCAAGTAGGTGCTGCTGCGCCAAACATGTCATTGCTGAGAGGTCTTGGGGTAGTTTCGTCTTCCTCATCTCCCAACTCTACCGAGGAGTGGAGTCAGCAGAAAATGGAGACAAGTGGGGGGTCATTAGCTTCTGGGCTTGGCCTTGGACTTGGATGTGATAGTGGTTCTGGTTTGAAGGAATTGATGTTGGGAACTCCATCTGTTTTCGGCCCTAAGCACACGACTCTCGACCTTCTCGGgctggggatggctgctagtgGTGGCTCAACGAGTGGGCTATCAGCTTTGATGAGTTCCGTTAATGGTGGTCTCGACGTTTCTGCAGCAGCACAGCTATTCAATGAAAGAGAATATGATAGCCAATAG